Part of the Halomarina litorea genome is shown below.
GTTCGCCGTCGCGAGTCTCGTCCACTACGCGCTGTTCGGGTCGTTCCCGTTCGGGACGCCCCAGTTGCTGGCCGGGGAGGCCGACGGGACGGCCGCCATCGAAGTCGAGCGGTAGGCGGTCGGACCGGGCGACGGGATCCCGCCGGTGACCGCGTGGATCCGAGGCCCCGTAATCGTACACTCGTTCGACCCGCCGCAGAGCCGCCGCTGGTCGACTCGTCGCGGCGGTCCCGGCGACCGTGTGCCCAGTCGCCGGGGTCTCGCCCGGGCGAAACTCAGTAGTTCAACAGTTCGGGGACCCGTTCCCGGTCGGTGCTGTAGGTGGCCATCAGGATGCCGATGACCTCGGGGTTGCTCGGTTCGTAGCCGAGTCGCCGGGTCAGCGACTCCTTGATGTCCTCGAACCGTTCGCCCTTCGAGCCGTAGAGTTTGATGTGGACCGTCATCGCATCACCCCTCGTTGGCTGTCGTCGTCGGTTGGGACCGCCGGTCCGGAGAGTAGAGATTCCACTGGTTTGACACCACACTCATAGTCCACAGACACGTACATAACGGCTCGCTTCGTCACGCTTTCGGACTTATCACACCAGCCATAGTGTTCTCGACGCCGTCGTCCGCCCCGAGAATGCAGATTCGAGACGCTACGGCGAAGAGAGGGGAGGGAAGCGAGTTCGCGATTACATATAGTGGTATATAATTTATCACCTCCCTCGCGAGGAACGACCACGTGCGGACGGCGAACCGACTCGGCGGGGCGTACTCGGCTCGAAGCCGCCGAACGCGCCGCTCAGCAGGTTCTTCGGCACCACGACTCCTACCGGGAGCGTACGGCGGAGCGACGGGCGGGCCTACCCGAGTTGTTCGCCGACGATGCGGTCCGCGTGGCCGAGGAACTCCCGTTCGCGGCTGGCGGGGATGGTCGCACCGGCGGCGACGTCGTGACCGCCGCCCTTCCCGCCCACTGCACGAGACGCCTCGCCCATCACCCGCGAGAGGTCGAGTCCCGCGCGGACGAGGCCGGGCGTGCCGCGCGCGGACACCTTCGTCTCCTCGTCGCTCTTGGAGGCGAAGGCGATGATCGGCACGCCGCGGTCCACGCCGTCGCTCCCGACGGCCATCCCCGCGACGATGCCGACGATGGTCTCGCGGATGTGCGTGCCCGCGTCGAACCACTGGAGGTGGTCCTCGCGGGTGATGCCCTCGTTCTGGACCCAGCGCAGGCCCTCCGAGAGGTTCCGGCGGTGGTTCGTCAGCAGGTGGCGCGCGCGCTCCAGTGCACTCTCCCGGTCGCCGAGACAGACCGCGAGGCCCACGTCGGCGCGTTCGTAGCGCGCGGTGGCGTTGAGGAGCGTCGAGAACTCGCTGGCGTCGCGCAGTTCCGTCCCCTCGGGTTCGCCCGAGAGGGTGTAGGTGGTGCCGACCAGTCCCTCTACCTTGTGGGCCGGAACGCCACGCGTGACCGCCCGCCTCACGAGGGCGCTGGCGACGGTCTGTCGCTCGTCGGCGGTGAGGTCCACCCACGTCCGCCACTCCCCGCCCGACTTGAGGTCCACGTCGAGGTCCGAGAGGAAGCCGACGCTCCCCGACTCGCTGTTGGAGATGCCGGGGATGTGGACGTCGCTGGAGTACTCGAGCAGTTTCGGGAGCGCGCGGGTCTGTCGCCCGTACAGCGCGAGGTCCGTCACCTCCCGGAGGACGCCCGCCTCGCACCCCTCCCGGACGATGCTCGCGTTCGCGCCGTGGAGTTCGCCGCCGGAGGCCTGCATGTCGCCCACCGCGCCGACGACGGCCAGCGCCGCCAGGTCGCGGTTCGCCTCGCCGCCGAGGGCCCGCGCGAGGACGTACGCCGCGCCCGCGCCCGACAGTTCGCTCGCCCCGTCGACGCCGAACAGGAGGGGGTTGAGGTGGTACTCGGTCTCCGCGTCGGCCGGCCGGTGGTGGTCCGCGACGACCGGCGTGAAGTCCCCCTGTTCCTCGTGGCGCGCGATGTCGTCTAACTGGCCGCTCCCGAAGTCCGTGAACAGCACCGTGTCGTAGTCGGTGGCGGCGATGGTGGCGATCTCGTGGGCGTCGAGTTGCTTCTTGAACACCGCCTCAAACTCGATGCCCGCGCGTTCGAGAGCCGTGGCGGCGACGGCGGCGCTCGTGAGGCCGTCGGCGTCGATGTGGGACGCGAGGAGGACCTCTCCGGCGTCTCGGAGGTGGTCTGCACACGCCGCGGCGCGGTCGGCGAGTTCGGGGACGGGAGCCGTGCTCATCTGTGCGAGTCTAGCGCGCAATGCGGGATAAACTGCCGGACCGTCGAGCGCACCGTCTCAGACGATGAGGGTGGGTCGGCCACCCATCCGGGCGACCCGTTCGACGACGCTACCCATCTTGTTGCGGTGCGTCTGCCCCTGATAACCGAGGACGACGAGGTCCGCGTTCACGGTGCCCCCGTAGGCGTCGATCTCCTCGTGGGGGATACCGTGACAGACCCGTTTCTCGACGGAGATACCCCGGTTGTCGGCCCGGTCGGCGAGTTCGTCGAGCAGTTCGTGGCCGCGGTCCTCCAGTTGCTCAATGACGAGGTCGACGCTGCTCAACGCGGGTTCGCCGTACTTGCGCGTGTCGACGACGTACAGCGCGTGGACCGTCGCGCCGTAGTGCTCCGCGAGGTCGAGGGCGTGTTCGACCGCCCGATTCGCTCCGTCGCTTCCGTCGGTGGGGACGAGGATGGAGTCGTACATCACGGTGAGTAGGTGACAACTGAATAAGGAGTTTCGCCAGCGTATCGGGAGAGTCCACAAACCGAACCGGTCGGGAGGCGTGAGACCGGGCGCACGGGGACGCCGCGGAACCGCCATCGCCTCCCGTCACCTAGTTGAGAGTATGGTTCCGGATACGGACGGGAGCGCCCTCACCCGGCGGGCACTGCTACTGGGAACGGCGGGAGCGAGAGCGGCGCGAGCGCGCAGGCCACGACGGACCGCGAGCCGACGACGTACACCGTCGAGATGACCGACCAGCAGGTGTTCGACCCCGAGGAGGTGACCGTCTCACCGGGCGACACGGTGGTCTGGGTGAACGTCGGCGCGGTCGGCCACAGCGTCACGGCCGACGAGGACCGCATCCCCGAGGACGCCGCGTACTTCGACAGCGCCGAAGCGGGCAGCGAGGCGGCGACACGGCGGTCCTACCCCCAGCAGGGCGACATCGCGGGGGGAGTCCTACAGCCACACCTTCGAGACCGAGGGGACCCACCCCTACTTCTGTATCCCCCACGAGACGGTCGGGATGCTCGGCAGCGTCCGCGTCGTTGAGGGTGGCCCGACCACACCGACCCCGTCGGAACCAGTCGTCCCCGCGAACGCTCCCTTGCTCGCACTCGCGACGGCCGCGTCGCTGGTCCTCGTCGTGGCCTTCGCCTACGTCTTCCTGAAGTACGGCGGGGACTACGAGGGCGAGGAGTAGTCGCGCTCACGTCCGCCGGCGCACGTCGAGGACGAGCAGTGTCGCCGCCACGACGCAGCCACCGAGGAGCGCCCACCCCGCCCGGTAGCCCACGCTGTCCGCGAGGAGGCCGAACAGCGGCGGGGCGAGCAGTCCCCCGCTGTTGACGGCCGTCTGCCCACCCGCGCTGGCCGCGCCGATGTCCTCGTCGGCCACGAGGTCCCCCATGATGGAGTAGTACAGCCCCGTCGTCCCGAGGACGGAGACGCCCAGCAGGGCGAACAGGGCAGTCGTCACGAGCGGGGAGTAGACGCCGACGGCGAGAGCGCCGAAGACGAGAACGGCGAGGGCGACCTGCCCGAGCATGACGGTCCCCGCCCCCTGTGCCCCGCCGCCGAGTCGGTCGGCGAGTGCGCCACCGCCCAGTCGCCCGACGCTCCCGGTGACCTGCGCGACGGTGAGGACGACGCCCGCGAAGGCGACGCCCGTCCCGACGGCCTCGTCGACGTAGAGGACGGTGTAGCCCGTCATCGTGAAGATGCCGGCGCCCACGAAGAAGCCCGCCCCGACGAGGCGGACGTACGCCGGGTCGCCGCCGAGGCCACGCAGGTCCGGCCACTGCGCCTCGCCGTCGCCGCCGTCGTCGGTGTAGAGGGGGACGAAGAGGAGCGTCACGAGGAGGGCGACGGCCGCCACCACCCAGAACCCGGTCTGCCACGCGTACACCGCCGCGAGGCCGTTCACGAGGAGGGCGGCCCCGCCGCTCCCCGCCGTCACGCCCACCTGCTTGATGCCCATCGCGAGGTTCCGCCGGGCGAGGGGGACGCTGGTGAGGATGGCGCGGTTCGTCCCCGGAATGGCGGGGGCGTAGGCCGCTCCGAGGAGGGCGGCGGCGACCAGCAAGAGGAGGTACGAGGGGGCGAAGGAGACGGCGACGGCCATCGCGCCCAACCCGAGGAGGCTGACGAGGAGCGGGCGCTTCTCGCCGTAGCCGTCGATGGCCGCGCCGCTGGGAAAGAGCGTGAGGGTGTAGCCGGCCATCGCCGCCGTCAGGACGAGACCGACGAGCGTCCGCG
Proteins encoded:
- a CDS encoding single-stranded-DNA-specific exonuclease RecJ; this encodes MSTAPVPELADRAAACADHLRDAGEVLLASHIDADGLTSAAVAATALERAGIEFEAVFKKQLDAHEIATIAATDYDTVLFTDFGSGQLDDIARHEEQGDFTPVVADHHRPADAETEYHLNPLLFGVDGASELSGAGAAYVLARALGGEANRDLAALAVVGAVGDMQASGGELHGANASIVREGCEAGVLREVTDLALYGRQTRALPKLLEYSSDVHIPGISNSESGSVGFLSDLDVDLKSGGEWRTWVDLTADERQTVASALVRRAVTRGVPAHKVEGLVGTTYTLSGEPEGTELRDASEFSTLLNATARYERADVGLAVCLGDRESALERARHLLTNHRRNLSEGLRWVQNEGITREDHLQWFDAGTHIRETIVGIVAGMAVGSDGVDRGVPIIAFASKSDEETKVSARGTPGLVRAGLDLSRVMGEASRAVGGKGGGHDVAAGATIPASREREFLGHADRIVGEQLG
- a CDS encoding universal stress protein; translated protein: MYDSILVPTDGSDGANRAVEHALDLAEHYGATVHALYVVDTRKYGEPALSSVDLVIEQLEDRGHELLDELADRADNRGISVEKRVCHGIPHEEIDAYGGTVNADLVVLGYQGQTHRNKMGSVVERVARMGGRPTLIV
- a CDS encoding MFS transporter, which codes for MGSRDWRVVGSVTAWQTAASLCYYTLFAGTALLREEFGISRTLVGLVLTAAMAGYTLTLFPSGAAIDGYGEKRPLLVSLLGLGAMAVAVSFAPSYLLLLVAAALLGAAYAPAIPGTNRAILTSVPLARRNLAMGIKQVGVTAGSGGAALLVNGLAAVYAWQTGFWVVAAVALLVTLLFVPLYTDDGGDGEAQWPDLRGLGGDPAYVRLVGAGFFVGAGIFTMTGYTVLYVDEAVGTGVAFAGVVLTVAQVTGSVGRLGGGALADRLGGGAQGAGTVMLGQVALAVLVFGALAVGVYSPLVTTALFALLGVSVLGTTGLYYSIMGDLVADEDIGAASAGGQTAVNSGGLLAPPLFGLLADSVGYRAGWALLGGCVVAATLLVLDVRRRT